In a genomic window of Equus caballus isolate H_3958 breed thoroughbred chromosome 9, TB-T2T, whole genome shotgun sequence:
- the TSPYL5 gene encoding testis-specific Y-encoded-like protein 5, giving the protein MSGRSRGRKSSRAKSRGKGRAKARVRAAPDDAPRDPDPPQCQRLGEETKAAQVQAGAGWGGLETVAPAPPRRSGEEGAFRPPLDCGLALRARAVGSRGQAASRPGPGKATCFSERLATDTAFAGTVGTLGRPKNSARVGNRRGPAGRKAPETCSAVGRGPQPIAGGKLKKGTTVECASVPVVEEKKVERDAGSGPPATDGSMDTLETVQLKLETMNAQADRAYLRLSRKFGQLRLHHLERRNLLIQSIPGFWGQAFQNHPQLSSFLNNEDKEVLSYLNSLEVEELGLARLGYKIKFYFGRNPYFQNKVLIKEYGCGPSGQVVSRSTPIQWLPGHDLQSLCQGNPDNSRSFFGWFSNHSSIESDKIVEIINEELWPNPLQYYLMSEGARAEKGKEGRQGPAKQPAETPEPGVNKSN; this is encoded by the coding sequence ATGAGCGGCCGAAGTAGAGGTAGAAAGTCCTCCCGCGCCAAAAGCCGGGGCAAAGGCCGCGCCAAAGCCCGAGTGCGCGCTGCTCCCGACGACGCCCCACGCGACCCGGACCCTCCGCAGTGCCAGAGGCTCGGGGAGGAAACCAAGGCGGCACAGGTGCAGGCTGGCGCGGGTTGGGGTGGCCTGGAAACCGTTGCACCCGCGCCGCCCCGCCGGTCCGGGGAGGAGGGTGCCTTCCGCCCCCCCCTGGACTGTGGCCTCGCGCTCCGGGCCCGAGCTGTGGGCAGTCGCGGGCAGGCTGCGTCCAGGCCCGGCCCGGGGAAGGCCACATGCTTCTCGGAGCGCCTGGCAACAGATACTGCCTTCGCGGGAACCGTGGGAACCCTGGGAAGGCCGAAAAATAGCGCCCGCGTTGGAAATCGGCGTGGCCCTGCAGGGAGGAAGGCCCCGGAAACCTGTAGCGCAGTGGGTAGGGGCCCTCAGCCCATAGCCGGTGGGAAGCTGAAGAAAGGGACCACTGTGGAGTGTGCCTCTGTCCCAGTGGTAGAGGAAAAGAAGGTGGAGAGAGATGCAGGGTCAGGGCCCCCGGCTACAGATGGCAGCATGGATACGCTGGAGACCGTGCAGCTGAAGCTGGAGACCATGAACGCCCAGGCGGACAGGGCCTACCTTCGGCTCTCGCGCAAGTTTGGGCAGTTGCGACTGCACCACTTAGAGCGCAGGAATCTCCTCATCCAGAGTATCCCGGGCTTCTGGGGGCAAGCTTTTCAGAACCACCCCCAGCTATCATCCTTTCTGAACAACGAAGATAAAGAGGTACTCAGCTACTTAAACAGCTTGGAGGTAGAAGAGCTTGGCCTAGCCAGACTGGGCTACAAAATCAAGTTCTACTTTGGGCGCAACCCATATTTCCAAAATAAGGTGCTCATCAAGGAATATGGGTGTGGTCCTTCAGGTCAGGTGGTTTCTCGTTCGACTCCGATCCAGTGGCTCCCAGGGCATGATCTCCAGTCCCTATGCCAGGGGAACCCAGACAACAGCCGTAGCTTCTTTGGTTGGTTTTCAAACCACAGCTCCATTGAGTCTGACAAGATTGTCGAGATAATCAACGAGGAACTGTGGCCCAATCCCCTGCAGTACTACCTTATGAGTGAAGGGGCCCGtgcagaaaaaggaaaggagggcagGCAAGGTCCAGCAAAGCAGCCAGCGGAGACCCCTGAGCCTGGGGTAAACAAGTCCAACTGA